A window of the Methanoculleus horonobensis genome harbors these coding sequences:
- a CDS encoding ATP-dependent 6-phosphofructokinase, protein MKRIGILTSGGDAPGMNACIRAAVRTALANDLAVVGIRRGYTGLIAGDAMPLDRKAIRNTIHLGGTILETSRNKDFYTREGRLRAAAAIDRMGLDGIILIGGEGTFHGGSLLAADADTAALVGVPASIDNDVYGTDYCIGFDTAANCAVEAIDRIRDTARSHDRLFFIEVMGRTAGFLALESGIAGGAEELIIPEEAVSIDRISDRIERGFSIGKKSAIVVVAEGKTPGISFSIAREVGERLNFESRVVVLGHLQRGGPPTLRDRVLGSLLGFAAVEALMEGRSGCMVGEVGGNLTCTPLEETWQKKKPLDKDLLRIFPFLSE, encoded by the coding sequence ATGAAGCGCATCGGCATCCTGACGAGCGGGGGCGACGCTCCCGGCATGAACGCCTGCATCCGGGCGGCGGTGCGCACCGCGCTCGCGAACGACCTTGCCGTCGTCGGGATACGCCGGGGGTATACCGGGCTCATCGCAGGCGACGCGATGCCGCTCGACCGGAAGGCCATCCGTAACACCATCCACCTGGGCGGCACCATCCTCGAGACCTCCCGGAACAAGGACTTTTACACCCGCGAAGGGCGGCTTCGGGCGGCCGCGGCCATCGACCGGATGGGACTTGACGGGATCATCCTGATCGGGGGCGAAGGGACGTTTCACGGGGGAAGCCTGCTTGCCGCCGATGCGGATACGGCGGCGCTCGTGGGGGTGCCGGCAAGCATCGACAACGACGTCTACGGGACCGACTACTGCATCGGGTTCGATACGGCGGCGAACTGTGCTGTCGAGGCGATCGACCGCATCCGCGACACCGCCCGGTCGCACGACCGCCTCTTCTTCATCGAGGTGATGGGGAGGACGGCCGGGTTCCTGGCGCTCGAGAGCGGGATCGCCGGCGGTGCCGAGGAACTGATCATCCCGGAAGAAGCGGTCTCGATCGATCGGATCAGCGACCGCATCGAGAGAGGGTTCTCCATCGGCAAAAAGAGCGCGATCGTGGTGGTGGCGGAGGGGAAGACGCCGGGAATCTCTTTCTCGATCGCCCGGGAGGTCGGCGAACGCCTCAACTTCGAATCCCGCGTCGTCGTCCTCGGGCACCTCCAGCGGGGCGGGCCGCCGACGCTGCGCGACCGGGTGCTCGGGAGCCTCCTCGGTTTTGCCGCCGTCGAGGCGCTGATGGAGGGGCGGAGCGGGTGCATGGTGGGGGAGGTCGGCGGGAACCTCACCTGCACCCCGCTCGAGGAGACCTGGCAGAAGAAGAAGCCGCTCGACAAGGACCTGTTGCGGATATTCCCGTTCCTCTCGGAGTAG
- a CDS encoding DUF1673 family protein, with protein MTVFLEYIRKKLGWCPNADAVRPVRRRYAEPAGDIGLGAAPDGNREVVEGVFVDYVSPRLLPLMLLALGGFFGLLVVGFLIPQLRSGFYILLALTFTTYAAVRLYLDTKQTVVESFGDAIVVRRPHSRPLVFGKDAIRSVEVKETNLPIPRWAVALLFLLLVAGIFFGLAGRGLTQFLGGQVVDPDLSFHLLFSAGFVVYLLAKLYHALLSLGYPGYLKVRLEPAGFLHVYTDDPERVARVLGGS; from the coding sequence ATGACGGTCTTTCTGGAGTATATCCGAAAGAAGCTCGGCTGGTGCCCGAACGCCGACGCCGTCAGGCCCGTCCGCCGGCGATATGCCGAGCCGGCCGGCGATATCGGGCTCGGGGCGGCGCCGGACGGCAACCGGGAGGTGGTAGAGGGCGTGTTCGTGGACTACGTCAGTCCCCGCCTCTTACCGCTGATGCTCCTTGCCCTCGGCGGGTTCTTCGGGCTCCTCGTAGTAGGCTTCCTGATCCCCCAGTTGCGTTCCGGGTTCTATATCCTCCTCGCCCTCACCTTCACGACGTATGCCGCGGTGCGTCTCTATCTCGATACGAAACAGACAGTAGTAGAGTCCTTCGGGGATGCCATCGTCGTCCGAAGACCACATTCCCGACCGCTCGTCTTCGGAAAGGATGCCATCAGGTCGGTCGAGGTGAAAGAGACAAACCTTCCCATTCCCCGCTGGGCGGTCGCGTTGCTCTTTCTTCTCCTGGTTGCGGGGATATTCTTCGGCCTCGCAGGGAGGGGGTTGACGCAGTTTTTAGGTGGCCAGGTCGTCGACCCCGATCTCTCGTTTCATCTTCTCTTTTCAGCCGGCTTTGTGGTGTATTTGCTAGCGAAGTTATATCACGCCCTTCTCAGTCTGGGGTATCCCGGTTACCTCAAGGTGAGGCTGGAGCCCGCCGGATTCCTCCACGTCTACACCGACGACCCCGAACGGGTAGCCCGGGTTCTGGGGGGTTCCTGA
- a CDS encoding SDR family NAD(P)-dependent oxidoreductase → MGRMENKICVITGSTSGIGEACAKDMAAEGGKVVVSGRNEKEGARIVNEIKEAGGEVIFIRADVTVEDDVRNLVAKTVEAFGRLDVFVANSGVGSLGDPHEVETDEWDRVLDVNLKGIFLCDKYAVQQMLKQGQGGAIVNTGSIHSFVAKQGVTAYGAAKGGVAMLTRTLGTSYAAQGIRANFVAPGYIDTPLLAALPREAYEELKKLHPIGRLGRPMEVAKAVTFLASDDASNITGTSLLVDGGYTAV, encoded by the coding sequence ATGGGAAGAATGGAAAACAAAATCTGTGTCATCACCGGATCCACCAGCGGTATCGGTGAAGCCTGCGCGAAGGACATGGCAGCCGAGGGCGGCAAGGTCGTCGTCTCCGGCCGGAACGAGAAAGAAGGCGCCAGGATCGTTAACGAGATAAAAGAAGCGGGTGGAGAGGTGATCTTCATCCGGGCGGACGTCACCGTCGAAGACGATGTCAGGAACCTCGTCGCGAAGACCGTCGAGGCCTTCGGGAGACTGGACGTCTTCGTCGCCAACTCCGGCGTCGGCAGCCTGGGCGACCCTCACGAAGTAGAGACGGACGAATGGGACAGGGTTCTCGACGTGAACCTGAAGGGAATCTTCCTCTGTGACAAGTACGCTGTCCAGCAGATGTTGAAACAGGGTCAGGGAGGGGCCATCGTGAATACCGGATCCATACATAGTTTTGTCGCCAAGCAGGGCGTCACAGCATACGGCGCCGCCAAAGGGGGCGTCGCGATGCTGACCCGGACGCTCGGCACCAGTTACGCGGCGCAGGGGATCCGTGCGAATTTTGTTGCACCCGGGTATATAGACACGCCCCTGCTCGCGGCCCTTCCGCGGGAAGCCTACGAGGAACTGAAAAAACTGCACCCGATCGGGCGCCTGGGCCGGCCGATGGAGGTCGCGAAGGCCGTCACGTTCCTGGCGAGCGATGATGCGTCGAACATAACCGGAACCAGCCTGCTCGTCGACGGCGGGTACACTGCAGTATAG
- a CDS encoding pyridoxamine 5-phosphate oxidase, whose protein sequence is MVSKLMDYFNKQPRIGLLSSANKEGKVDAAIFGSPMMLDEKTVVMGLGENRTFEYLQENPNAVYTIVEQGEAFMDWKGLRVYLKMKEYATSGETLEIYKKQVAKVAGEDAAAMIHATVTFEVTEVRPLVDMGQGWEQSI, encoded by the coding sequence GTGGTATCAAAACTGATGGACTACTTCAACAAACAGCCGAGGATTGGTCTTCTCAGCAGCGCAAACAAAGAGGGAAAGGTCGATGCGGCAATCTTCGGCTCGCCGATGATGCTTGACGAGAAGACCGTCGTCATGGGGCTCGGGGAGAACCGCACGTTTGAATACCTGCAGGAGAACCCGAACGCCGTCTACACGATCGTGGAGCAGGGAGAGGCGTTTATGGACTGGAAGGGGCTCCGGGTCTACCTGAAGATGAAGGAGTATGCGACCTCCGGGGAGACGCTGGAGATCTACAAGAAACAGGTCGCCAAGGTCGCGGGTGAGGATGCGGCGGCGATGATCCACGCCACGGTGACGTTCGAGGTCACTGAAGTGCGGCCCCTCGTTGATATGGGCCAGGGCTGGGAGCAGTCTATCTGA
- a CDS encoding SDR family oxidoreductase has product MRMKDRVAIVTGASSGMGAAIAERFAEEGASVIVIARRKERLQSLVERITAAGGKAIAVAGDVTRDEDVENAVKTAVREFGKLDIVVNNAGLLDRFVPVAELDDDLWNAVIDVNLTGPMRMFRAAIPEMEKAGGGSFVTIASVGGLQGSRAGAAYTASKHGVIGLAKNVAYMYAKKGIRSNIIAPGAVRTEIGAGQEANEGGAAVCMAGMGTNPRVGEAEEIASVALFLVSDEASFVNGATVVADAGWTAY; this is encoded by the coding sequence ATGAGGATGAAAGACAGGGTTGCCATCGTCACCGGGGCAAGTTCCGGGATGGGAGCCGCAATCGCAGAACGTTTTGCAGAGGAAGGCGCTTCCGTCATCGTGATTGCGCGGCGGAAAGAGCGGCTGCAGAGTCTTGTCGAGCGGATCACCGCCGCCGGGGGAAAGGCCATCGCCGTTGCCGGAGACGTGACCCGTGATGAGGATGTCGAGAACGCGGTGAAGACGGCCGTCCGGGAGTTCGGCAAACTCGACATCGTCGTCAACAACGCCGGGCTGCTGGATCGGTTCGTGCCGGTTGCCGAGCTCGACGACGATCTCTGGAACGCGGTCATCGACGTCAATCTGACGGGGCCGATGCGGATGTTCCGCGCCGCGATCCCGGAGATGGAGAAGGCCGGCGGCGGCTCGTTCGTCACCATCGCATCAGTCGGCGGGCTCCAGGGATCCCGTGCCGGGGCGGCGTATACGGCGTCGAAACACGGCGTGATCGGCCTCGCGAAGAACGTTGCATACATGTATGCGAAAAAAGGCATCCGGTCGAACATCATCGCCCCCGGCGCCGTCAGGACAGAGATTGGCGCCGGCCAGGAAGCAAACGAGGGAGGTGCGGCCGTATGTATGGCGGGCATGGGCACCAACCCGCGCGTAGGGGAGGCCGAAGAGATTGCATCAGTGGCCCTCTTTCTCGTCTCGGATGAAGCAAGTTTCGTGAACGGGGCGACGGTAGTCGCCGATGCCGGCTGGACCGCTTACTGA
- a CDS encoding DUF1673 family protein: protein MTLKLAEAIRRWMGWCPNAAAAGTGRRRYAAPVGEVGFGTAAAGNREVVEDVFVEYTSPRFFVLMPFAVLTFLLLFVISVLIPSLWPGLTFTFLAVSLLAWAAWRIYFDPYRTMIEFSGNSVIVRRPRSRPLAFGMDTVRSVEVKRPYLSIPRWLSALLLVLMTAAIFFAGVGNWLMRYPGDSVADPYLGFQVLLAVGWMAFMLEWLYRALVSLRYPGRVWVRLEPAGFLQIYADDPERVAALLGSPR from the coding sequence ATGACGCTGAAACTCGCTGAAGCGATACGCCGGTGGATGGGCTGGTGCCCGAACGCGGCAGCGGCCGGCACCGGTCGGCGGCGGTACGCCGCGCCGGTCGGCGAGGTCGGGTTCGGGACGGCGGCGGCCGGCAACCGGGAGGTGGTGGAGGACGTGTTCGTGGAGTACACCAGTCCTCGCTTCTTTGTGCTGATGCCGTTTGCCGTCCTCACCTTCCTCCTCCTCTTCGTGATATCCGTCCTGATCCCCTCCCTGTGGCCAGGGCTCACCTTTACCTTCCTGGCCGTTTCCCTTCTGGCGTGGGCCGCATGGCGCATCTACTTCGATCCCTACCGAACCATGATAGAATTCTCCGGGAACTCCGTCATCGTCCGGAGACCACGTTCCCGGCCCCTCGCCTTTGGAATGGATACGGTAAGGTCGGTCGAGGTGAAACGACCCTACCTCTCCATACCCCGCTGGTTGTCCGCACTGCTCCTGGTACTCATGACTGCAGCGATATTCTTTGCCGGCGTAGGGAACTGGTTGATGCGCTATCCTGGCGACTCGGTCGCTGATCCCTATCTTGGCTTTCAGGTTCTTCTGGCGGTCGGCTGGATGGCATTCATGCTGGAGTGGCTCTATCGCGCCCTGGTCAGTCTGCGGTATCCCGGCCGCGTCTGGGTGAGGCTGGAGCCCGCCGGGTTCCTCCAGATCTATGCGGACGACCCGGAGAGGGTTGCAGCGCTGCTCGGTTCCCCACGATGA
- a CDS encoding PRC-barrel domain-containing protein → MQTRNIIRGKDIADYSVRNPQGEDLGTIKDVVIDTSEGCVAYAALSFGGILGLGDKLFAVPWEALQYNATDDTFVLDVPKERLENAPGFDKDNWPTTAERGWLTGMYSHYGYTPYWERRMER, encoded by the coding sequence ATGCAGACACGGAATATTATACGGGGGAAGGATATCGCGGATTATTCCGTCAGAAACCCGCAGGGTGAGGATCTCGGGACGATCAAGGACGTCGTGATCGATACGAGCGAAGGCTGCGTCGCCTATGCCGCCCTCTCGTTCGGAGGGATCCTGGGGCTCGGCGACAAACTCTTCGCCGTCCCCTGGGAGGCCCTGCAGTACAACGCGACCGACGACACCTTCGTCCTCGACGTGCCCAAAGAGCGGCTGGAGAACGCACCGGGCTTCGACAAGGACAACTGGCCGACGACCGCCGAACGCGGCTGGCTCACCGGGATGTACAGCCACTACGGCTACACGCCCTACTGGGAGCGCCGCATGGAGCGGTGA
- a CDS encoding TIGR03557 family F420-dependent LLM class oxidoreductase, translating to MVEIGYKLFTESHSAPELVKNARLAEDAGFSFLSISDHYLPWISNHGRAGFAWCTIGGVSQATSRVKVSTGVTCPLIRYHPAIVAQAAATAATLMPGRFELGLGTGESLNEHIVNGVFPTSEPVRLDMLREAVKIIRLLWKGGMQDYSGIYYTLDNAQIYELPSELPQIRISAEGPISAEVAGEIGDALIHFEQKPEEVIETFRASGGEGKSCMIETVVCYGRSVEEAKRTAYEWFPMAANKGELNWIVPTPTHFEQLQQMVTPNDVAKNVLCGPDPQKIIEKVGKFVDMGYDSVLLHQVGPEQKEFINLAHDVILPEFGIKPPRPESGGRMVPGPAR from the coding sequence ATGGTCGAGATTGGCTACAAACTCTTCACCGAGTCGCACAGTGCGCCCGAACTGGTGAAGAACGCAAGACTGGCCGAGGATGCCGGGTTCTCGTTTCTGAGCATCAGCGATCATTACCTCCCGTGGATCTCGAACCACGGGCGCGCCGGGTTTGCCTGGTGCACCATCGGCGGTGTATCGCAGGCCACCTCGCGGGTAAAGGTCTCCACCGGCGTGACCTGCCCGCTGATACGCTACCACCCGGCGATCGTCGCGCAGGCCGCCGCAACCGCCGCCACGCTGATGCCGGGAAGATTCGAGCTCGGCCTCGGGACGGGCGAGAGTTTGAACGAGCATATCGTCAACGGCGTCTTTCCGACGTCTGAACCGGTGCGGCTCGATATGCTCCGCGAAGCGGTGAAGATCATCCGACTGCTCTGGAAAGGGGGCATGCAGGACTACTCCGGCATCTACTACACCCTTGACAACGCGCAGATCTACGAACTGCCGAGCGAGCTCCCCCAGATCCGCATCTCGGCGGAAGGGCCGATCTCGGCAGAGGTTGCCGGTGAGATCGGCGACGCGCTCATCCACTTCGAGCAGAAACCCGAGGAGGTCATCGAGACGTTCCGCGCTTCGGGCGGCGAGGGCAAGTCATGCATGATCGAGACCGTGGTCTGCTATGGCCGAAGCGTTGAGGAGGCGAAGCGGACGGCCTACGAGTGGTTCCCCATGGCTGCGAACAAAGGGGAGCTGAACTGGATCGTCCCCACCCCGACGCACTTCGAGCAGTTGCAGCAGATGGTGACACCGAACGATGTTGCAAAGAACGTCCTCTGCGGCCCCGACCCGCAGAAGATCATAGAGAAGGTGGGCAAATTCGTCGATATGGGCTATGACAGCGTCCTGCTGCACCAGGTCGGCCCGGAGCAGAAAGAGTTCATCAACCTCGCGCACGACGTCATCCTGCCGGAGTTCGGGATCAAGCCTCCCCGGCCCGAGTCCGGGGGCAGGATGGTACCCGGCCCTGCGCGGTGA
- a CDS encoding ABC transporter ATP-binding protein — protein sequence MTSSAHLSPPPLIEFRNVSVVRDGHRLLDSVSLTIREGEHIAILGPNGAGKSSLIRAITREYYPSSPGPDVTFRFRGRETWDAFDLRSHIGLVSGDLQQTFTRRISGREVVLSGFFSSIGLFLSHEVTDAMEQKTDEILEFLEVAHLADRPMTEISSGEARRLLIGRALVHDPGTLVLDEPTNSLDLHALHTFRKTLRKIARSGTGIILVTHNLHDIIPEISRVVLMRDGAVRMDGKKVEVLTDGAVGDLFRVPVRVREEDGYYYATGY from the coding sequence ATGACCAGCAGTGCCCACCTTTCTCCCCCGCCGCTCATCGAGTTCCGGAACGTCAGCGTCGTCCGGGACGGCCACAGACTCCTCGACTCTGTATCGCTCACGATCCGCGAGGGAGAGCATATCGCCATCCTCGGGCCGAACGGTGCCGGGAAGTCGTCGCTCATCCGGGCGATCACCCGCGAGTACTACCCCTCCTCGCCGGGCCCGGACGTCACGTTCCGGTTCCGGGGCCGGGAGACCTGGGACGCCTTCGATCTTCGGTCGCACATCGGGCTTGTCTCCGGCGACCTCCAGCAGACCTTCACCCGCAGGATATCGGGCCGCGAGGTCGTGCTCTCGGGGTTCTTCTCGAGCATCGGGCTCTTTTTATCCCACGAGGTGACGGACGCGATGGAGCAGAAGACCGACGAGATCCTCGAGTTCCTCGAGGTCGCGCACCTCGCCGACCGCCCGATGACGGAGATCTCCTCTGGCGAGGCACGCAGGCTCCTGATCGGGCGGGCGCTTGTCCACGACCCCGGCACCCTCGTCCTCGACGAGCCCACGAACAGCCTCGACCTGCACGCGCTCCACACCTTCCGTAAGACGCTCCGAAAGATCGCACGGTCGGGAACCGGGATCATCCTCGTGACCCACAACCTCCACGACATCATTCCCGAGATCTCCCGGGTCGTCCTGATGCGGGATGGCGCCGTCCGGATGGACGGCAAGAAGGTGGAAGTCCTGACCGACGGAGCCGTCGGCGACCTCTTCCGCGTCCCGGTCCGCGTCCGGGAGGAGGACGGCTACTACTACGCGACGGGCTACTGA
- a CDS encoding phosphoglycerate kinase, with product MQNVIPRRKKTVREIDVRGKRVLVRADFNVPLDEEGVIADDTRIRASLPTIRYLCEQGARVILCSHLDRPKGEIVERLRLALVANRLSELLDRPVVALRDCIGPEVESAVAAMSDGDIVLLENLRFHPEERADDPSFSEKLADLAEIYVNDAFGASHRGHASVVGVPQHLPAVAGLLLEREVDAFTRILENPEQPFAAVIGGAKVSDKLEVLDNVISRVNLLLIGGGMAATFLASRGYPTGASHVETDRLEDVRKVEENAEKRGVRLILPRDVVVTERLEAGAPTEVVAAMEVPDGRLIADIGPEAADEFSRELGGARTVVWNGPMGVFEVPEFAEGTRRIAAALANLRGTTVIGGGSTTDAVQRFGLADEMTHVSTGGGAALAMLAGKLLPGVEALDDAETP from the coding sequence ATGCAGAACGTGATACCAAGACGGAAGAAGACAGTCCGGGAGATCGACGTGCGGGGCAAAAGGGTGCTCGTCCGTGCCGACTTCAACGTGCCGCTCGATGAGGAAGGGGTAATCGCCGACGATACCCGTATTCGAGCCAGCCTGCCGACAATACGCTACCTCTGCGAGCAGGGGGCGCGGGTGATCCTCTGCTCCCACCTTGACCGGCCGAAAGGTGAGATCGTTGAGCGGTTACGGCTCGCCCTCGTGGCAAACCGGCTCTCCGAACTGCTGGACCGGCCGGTCGTCGCGCTCCGGGACTGTATCGGGCCTGAGGTGGAGAGCGCGGTCGCGGCGATGAGCGACGGGGATATCGTCCTCCTCGAGAACCTCCGGTTCCACCCGGAGGAGCGGGCCGACGATCCCTCTTTTTCAGAAAAACTCGCCGATCTTGCCGAGATCTACGTCAACGATGCGTTCGGTGCCTCGCACCGGGGCCACGCATCGGTCGTGGGGGTTCCACAGCACCTGCCGGCGGTTGCCGGGCTCCTTCTGGAGAGGGAGGTCGACGCCTTCACGCGGATCCTGGAGAACCCCGAGCAGCCGTTTGCCGCCGTGATCGGCGGTGCCAAGGTGAGCGACAAACTGGAAGTCCTCGACAACGTCATCTCCCGGGTGAACCTCCTTCTCATCGGGGGAGGGATGGCGGCGACGTTCCTTGCGAGCCGGGGTTACCCGACCGGTGCGTCGCACGTCGAGACCGACCGCCTGGAAGACGTCAGAAAGGTCGAGGAGAATGCAGAAAAGCGCGGCGTCCGCCTCATCCTTCCCCGTGACGTCGTCGTCACGGAGAGGCTGGAAGCGGGTGCCCCGACCGAGGTTGTGGCCGCAATGGAGGTCCCGGACGGCCGGCTCATCGCCGATATCGGGCCGGAGGCTGCCGACGAGTTCTCCCGGGAACTCGGCGGTGCGCGAACCGTCGTCTGGAACGGGCCGATGGGGGTCTTCGAGGTCCCGGAGTTTGCGGAAGGGACGCGCCGGATCGCCGCGGCCCTCGCCAACCTCCGCGGCACCACGGTCATCGGCGGGGGTTCGACCACGGATGCGGTGCAACGGTTCGGACTTGCCGACGAGATGACCCACGTCTCGACGGGCGGCGGGGCGGCCCTCGCCATGCTCGCGGGTAAGTTGCTCCCGGGCGTTGAAGCGCTCGACGATGCAGAGACGCCATGA